From the genome of Magnetococcales bacterium:
GGTTGGATCGGGTTCAATGGGTTGCTGGGCGTCACCAATTCAACTGAGTTTTGCGTTTCCTGCCACGAAATGCAGTGGCCCTATGAAGAGTACAAAAAGACCGTTCACTACTCCAACCGGAGTGGCGTGCGGGTCGGCTGTGCTGATTGCCATGTTCCCCAGGCAAACAGCGTTGGGGGATGGTTTGCCAAAATGCAGGCCAAAATCATGGCTGCCAAGGATACCTATCACCATATCATGGGTACCTACAACACCAAGGAAAAATTTGAAAAAGGTCGTTGGGGCATGGCCCAGTCGGTTTGGGGAAAAATGAAGGCACGCGGGGGGCAGGAGTGTTTGAATTGTCATAATTTCAGTGCCATGGACCCCGAAAAACAGGATCGCATGGCCCAGAGAAAACATGCCAAAGCCCAGAAGGAAGGACAATTGTGTATCGATTGCCATACGGGCATCGCCCACAAGGCGGCAGAAGAGCCCAAGTCCGAGAAAGAAGAGAAAAAAGATAAAAAATAATGGGTTGTCCAGGGGGGCGATGACCGCTCCCCCCTCTCTGCCAATCGGTGTCCTTGCCTGCAATCGAAAACAGGGCGGCTTGCAGTGGATTGTTCCTTTAAGTTATTACAAGGGAGAAAAGAAGGTTATTTCAGGACGGCTTCCATCGAAATCGCAATTGGCTCATTTGTGAGCAGAAGACCCATCCACTCTTCAAGTACAGGTGTTTGACATGCAATGGGCAATGCACAAAAAGGGTCTT
Proteins encoded in this window:
- a CDS encoding NapC/NirT family cytochrome c, which gives rise to MNWLKKIWEQLRTPNSQVPMGFLLLGGFIAGMVGWIGFNGLLGVTNSTEFCVSCHEMQWPYEEYKKTVHYSNRSGVRVGCADCHVPQANSVGGWFAKMQAKIMAAKDTYHHIMGTYNTKEKFEKGRWGMAQSVWGKMKARGGQECLNCHNFSAMDPEKQDRMAQRKHAKAQKEGQLCIDCHTGIAHKAAEEPKSEKEEKKDKK